The genomic window GGGACTCGGCATCATCGACGAACAGCACCGCTTCGGCGTGGTGCAGCGCGCTCTCCTGAAGAAGAAGGGAGGGAATCCCGACATCCTCGTCATGACCGCTACCCCAATCCCGCGTACCCTTTCCATGACTGTCTTCGGCGATCTCTCCCTCTCCGTAATCGACGAGCTTCCCCCGGGGCGTACTCCGATCGAGACCCGGATGGTGCGCGAATCGCGTCGGCGGGAGGTTTACTCGTTGGTGCGCGAGGAGGTGCAGAAGGGACGACAGGCCTACGTTATTTATCCCCTCGTCGAGGAATCGGAAAAGATCGACCTGAAGGCTGCCGTTCAGATGGCCGATCACCTGGCGCAGGAGGTTTTCCCGGACCTGCGCGTCGCCGTTCTCCACGGCCGGATGAGTGCCGCCGAGAAAGAGGCGGTGATGAAAGGATTCAAGGCGGGGGAAACCGACATCCTCGTCTCCACTACGGTAATCGAGGTAGGCATCGACGTCCCCAACGCGACGGTGATGGTGATCGAGCACGCCGAGCGTTTCGGCCTGTCGCAACTGCACCAGTTGCGCGGCAGGGTAGGGCGCGGCAGCGAGCGCTCGCGCTGCATCCTGCTCGCCGGGGACAGGCTCTCCGAAGACGGGCAGAAACGGCTCGAGGTGATGGTCAAGAGTTCGGACGGCTTCGTCATCGCCGAGGCGGACCTGCAGATCCGGGGGCCTGGAGATTTCCTTGGTACCCGTCAGGCGGGGCTTCCCGAGTTGCGCGTGGCGGACATCCTGCGCGACGGCGGTGTTCTAGAACAGGCAAGGAAAGAAGCCTTCGCACTGGTGGAGCATGATCCGGAGTTGAGCATGCCGGGGCACGAAAGGCTGCGTGGAGAGTTGATGCTGCGCTGGGGCGGCAGGCTGGAACTCGCTTCTATCGGGTAGTCTTTCCAAGAGGCAACTTTGACGATGATGTTCGAAAAGCACGGTGCGCCGCACTCCGTGCTTTTTCTGTAAGGAAGGAGAAAGCTGTGGACAGTTCCCCCGTCTGTTCGGTTCAACTGGCAAATGTGTCGTATTTCGGGCGGCGGTCCGATGGTGGACGCGTGCGTCTGCTCGATTCGGTTTCCTTTTGCGCGAAGTCCGGCGAAATTACCGCCATCATCGGCCCTTCCGGCGGCGGCAAGAGTACTCTCATCCGCCTGATCAACCGTCTGACCGAGCCGGGCGAAGGTCGCATCGAACTTGACGGAAAGAATATAGCGACGCTTGACCCCCTTGAGCTTAGGCGCCTGGTGGCTCTCGTGCCGCAGAAGCCTTTCATGTTCGACGGGACGGTTCTGGACAACCTGCAGATGCCCTTCAAGTATAGGCAGGCGACTCCTCCCGAGGCGGGCAGCGCCGAGGTTCTGGATGTGTTGTCGTCCGCCAAACTGGACCCGGAACTGCTGGAGCGAGACGCCCGTTCCTTGAGTCTTGGTCAGCAGCAAAGGGTCGGTGTCGCGAGGGCTTTGATCACCAGACCTCAAGTTATTCTTTTGGACGAGCCAACGAGTGCGCTTGATCGCAGGACGTCGGACGAACTGGCTTCTACCCTGCGAGAAATCAGCCACGGGAAGAGTATCACCATGATCATGGTGACGCATGATCTGCGCCTGACCCAAAAGGTAGCCGACTACTGTTTCTACCTTGAGGCGGGGCACATCCTGGAAGAGGGGAGGGCTGCGGAACTCCTGACTCACCCGAAGACGGCGGCATTGAGAGCCTTTCTCTCTGAACCGCTCGAACAGGAGGGGTAAATGGACAATCAGGGATTGGTGAATTTAAGCCTGCTGGACCTGCTCGTGGCTTATGGCTTGGTGCTTGTCGCGGTTGTGCTCGCCCGGTTGAAGAGGGTAGGGCAGGAAGGGCAGATGCTGTGGGCCTCGTTGCGCATGGTGTTCCAGCTTCTTGCCGTCGGGTATCTGCTGCACTTCATCTTCGCGGTGAAGAGTCCGCTGCCGGTGCTCGCCATACTGCTTCTGATGGGAGTCTTCTCCCTGCAGGTCATCGGCGGACGCATCAAGACGAAGGTCCCGCGCTTTTACCGCGTGGTCGGCATCTCGCTTCTCATCGGCTGCGGCAGCGTCACCTTTCTTTTTTGCACCCTCGTGGTGCATTACTCGCCTTGGTACGATCCGCGCTACCTGATTCCGCTTGCCGGGATGATCATCGGCAACTCTATGAACGGGGCGAGCCTCGCTGCGGAGCGGCTCGGGTCCGAGATGCGGGAGCGACGTGAGGAGATCGAGACCGCCCTTTGTCTGGGGGCGAGCGCGCGCCAGGCGTCGAGGCCTGCGCTACGAAACGCGTTCAAAGCGGCTATCATGCCCACGGTCAACACCATGGCAGCCATGGGGATTGTCTCCCTGCCGGGAATGATGACCGGGCAGATCCTCTCCGGGACGGAACCGATGGTAGCGGTGCGTTACCAGGTTGCCATTATGTGTGCCATCACAGGAGCCGTGGCCATAACTGCCTACCTCATCGTCCTCCAAGGCTACCGGCGTTATTTCACGAGAGCGCACCAGTTGGATTTCGACGAAGGGCGCACTTGAGCTGATGGAAGTCCGCGGGAGCGGATTTTTAAGCGGCTGTTTTTGTTGCGAATGCGCGTCGATTGAAAGATTTGGCTTCAAATCTGTCAAATGTTTTCAAAAGTTGAAAGATTTGGAGGCAAATTTGTTAGATTTGGACCTAAACTTGTTAAGTTTTGAGGCGAACTGATCAAGTTTTGAACAAAATCTGTCGGTTTTGGGGTCGAATCTGTGTGATTTCGGGTAAAACTTGTCAGATTCGGGTGCAAATCTGTCATATTTTGACCCAAATCTGACAAGTTTGGACCAAAATCTGACAAGTTTGGATCTGAATCTGACAACTTCCCCCGAAGCAGGGGCAGCATCTCGTAATTCCGGTGCGTTACGAGATGCTGGGGGGGGCGGACGCTGGAGTTGGGAACAGTTCGGAGTTGAAAAGAGAGGGGGCGCCGGAATCACGGCGTCCCCTTTGTTATTCAGGCGACCGAGGCCTTGATGTCGGCGACGAGCCGGGCGACTTCTTCCACCTTGGTGTCCCAGGAGCACATGAACCGTGCGCCTCCGGAGCCGATGAAGGTGTAGAAGTGCCACCCCTTGGCGCGCAAAGCCTCCAGCGCCTCCGGTGCCATTTCGAGGAAGACCGAGTTCGCCTGGCTTTCGAACATGATGCGCACCTGGGGGATTTTCTTGATCTCGTTGGCTAGGAGCCTCGCGCAGCTGTTGGCGTGAGCCGCGTTCCTGAGCCACGCTCCGCTGTCGAGCATGCCGATCCAGGGGGCGGTGAGGAAGCGCATCTTCGAGGCGAGTTGGCCGGCCTGCTTGCAGCGGTAATCAAACTCGTGGGCGAGCTCCTTGTTGAAGAAGACCACCGCTTCACCAACGGCAAAGCCGTTCTTGGTTCCACCGAAGGTAAGGACGTCGACGCCTGCCTGCCAGCTGATCTCCTTGGGGGCGACGTTCATGGAGGCGACCGCGTTCGCGAACCGTGCGCCGTCCATGTGCACTCTCAGGTTGTACTTCCTTGCTAGCTCGGCGATTCCCTGCAGCTCGTCGAGAGAGTAGAGCGTCCCAAGTTCAGTCGCCTGGGTGATGCTCAGGGCACGGGCCTTAGGGTAGTGGATGTCGCTGCGCTTCGTAATGGTATGCTCGACGGCGTCGAGGTTGATCTTGCCGTTTTCACCGGGAACCAGCAGCACCTTGGTACCGTTTGAGAAGAACTCGGTGGCGCCGCACTCGTCGGTTTCTATGTGCGCCATCTCGTGGCAGACGATGGAGTGGTATGACTGGCACAGCGAGGCGAGGGCAAGAGAGTTGGCCGCGGTGCCGTTGAAAACGAAAAAGACCTCGCAGTCCTTCTCGAACACTTCGCGGATCTTTTCGCACGCTTGTGCGGTCCAGCGGTCATCCCCGTAGGAGCTGGCGAGTCCGCTGTTCGCCTCGGCCATCGCCTGCCACGCCTCGCTGCAGATCCCTGCGTAGTTGTCGCTGGCAAAATGATGCTTGAGCTCGCTGTGGTCTCCCGAGTTGATCATAGTTTCCCCTTCTTACGCGGCATGAGCCGCACGTGCGTTTGATGGAGTCTGGCCGGACTGAAAGAATTATTACAACCACGAAACTCTGTCAACAGCCAAGTGAGGTCAACCTTCCACGGCGACCGTGACGGCGTCATCGCTTTGGGTGCCGTCAGGGAGCAGTTCAGAAACGATCATCCCCGCGAGGATGAGGGCCGCTCCGACCAGGCCGAAGACGCCGAGCCGTTCTCCGGCGGCGTAATACGCATAGGCCGCGGCGAAGACCGGTTCGGTACAGAAAATGAGCGCGGTGTGGGCAGGGCTGATGAACTTCTGCATGGTGGTCTGCACCAGGAAGGCGAAGATGGTGGCGATCAGCACGCAGACCACCAAGGTCCAGAGAAGTTCCGGGTGCCAGATGAAGACCTCCTTGCCGCGAAATGACGCGGAGGCCAGACTCAGCAGGCCGACCACGGTAAGCTGCAAGGTGGTGAGGAGGTAGACGTCGTTACCGTCATGCCGGGCGAAGTGGCTCGTGTAAAGAAGGTGCAGCGCAACACAGGCGCCACATATGGCACCAAGGATGTCGCCCCGGTTGAAGCTGAGGCTGCCGTCGCTGCAGAGAAGGAAGAGGCCGGGGGTGGCGAGACCTACACCCCACCTGATGCCGTTGCCGATGGGATGCCTGAAAATCGCTGCGCCGAACAGCGGCACGAGCAACACGCTGAGGCCGGTAAGAAAGCCGGTATTCGAGGCGCTTGTGTACTTCAAAGCAACGGTCTGAAAGGCGTAGGAAGCAAACAGCAGGACTCCGAGGATAGCGCCATGGCTTAAGGTTCTGGAGGTGATCTTATTGACTCGAATCAAGGCTAGAGGGAGCATGATCGCAGTAGCCAGAAGGAAACGCTGAGCCAGAAAAACGAATACGTCTACTTGGCTGATTGCGTCCTTCACCACCGTGAAGGTGACACCCCAAAAGAACGTCGTTATCAAAAGCAGTATACCAGCGCGAATTTTTTTGACAGATCCCAAAGTAATTTTGACCCCATAAAACCTTGAATTCACTAAATTGTGGTATGACAAGTTAACATGAGCTTAAAACTAGCGCAATCCCTAATTAATAAGTGGTTGACAAGAGGGTGGAATACCTTTAAAAGTATGCGGCGATAAAGCTCAATGGTGTACTCCGCCTAATATTAAACCCGATTAAGGAGGAAACATGAAATCACTTCGTATTATGACTGCAGTACTGGCTCTCGGGCTCTGCGTTGTGTCCGCGGCATTCGCCGCTCCGAAGAAGGCGATCACCGTCGCGTCCGACGCGACCTGGCCGCCGATGGAGTTCGTGGATGCCAACAAGAAGGTCGTTGGTTTCGACATCGACTTCATCAACGCCGTAGCCAAAGAGGCTGGTCTTCAGGTTACCGTAAAGAACACTGCTTGGGACGGCATCTTCGCCGGTGTTGAAGCCGGCCAGTACGACGCCATCATTTCCTCGGTTACCATCACCCCGGAGCGTCAGGCGAAGTACGATTTCACCATTCCTTACGTACAGATCGGTCAGATCCTCGTTGTTCCCAAGGCCGAGAAAGGGACCAAGATCGCTGACCTGAAGGGCAAGAAGCTCGGCGCCCAGATCGGCACCACCGGCGCAATGGAGATCAAGAAGGTTGCCGGCGTTGAGCTGAAGACTTATGACGAAGTGGGTCTGGCTTTTGAGGACATGGCTGCCGGCCGCATCGCCGGTGTCGTCTGCGACGAGCCTACCGCCATCACCTACGCGCTGCAGAAGAAAGAGTACAGCAGCAAGTTCAAGATCGTCGGCAAGTCCTTCACCAAGGAAGCCTACGGCATCGTCGTGAAGAAAGGAAACAAGGACCTGGTCGCACAGCTCAACAAGGGCATCGCAGCCGTCCAGAAGAAGAAAATAGACGCACAGCTCAAGAAGAAGTGGCAGCTTAAATAACACCTAAAAAAAGCTCCTGCGGAATGAATGGTCTCATATTGGCCGCTTCTGCAGGAGCTTTCTTCGATTTAGGGCAGCAGGGTCCGAGCAGCAAATACACAAGCCGACAAGAAATGCCGGCGCAGGACGGTCAGAAGAAAGCATGAGTATCGAAGCAAAAAAGCAAATCATTGATGTAGGGGACGGCGCGGCCATCCCCCGTAAGAGCGACCGCGGCCTATTCACCGCGTGGCGCATCGCGTTTTTCGGCGCCATCGGCACCATCTCTTACCTGGCTTACTCCAAACCCGACCCGTACCTCGAGATTCTCAAGTTCGTTCCCGACGGCATCGCAGTTACCTTCAAGGTGACCCTCGGGGCGATCCTTCTGGCCATCGTCATCGGCCTCATCACCGGTTTGGGCCGTATCTCCAAAAATCGCTTATTCAACGGCATCGCTTCACTCTACGTCGAGATCATCCGCGGTATCCCGCTGTTGGTGCAGATCTTCTATATCTACTATGCACTCGGCAATATCGTGAAGGTCCCCGCCATCCTTTCCGCCATCATCGCCATGGCCGTTTGCTATGGCGCATACATGGGTGAGGTGGTCCGTGCGGGGATCGAATCGATCGCCAAGGGGCAGCGCGAGGCGGCTCTCTCTCTCGGGATGAACGGCCGTCAGGCCATGGTCCACGTTATTCTGCCGCAGGCGGTCAAGGTCATCCTGCCGCCGGTAGGCAACGAGTTCATCGCACTTTTGAAGGACTCCTCGCTCGTCTCCATCATCGCCGTCGCTGACCTTCTGCGTCGGGGCCGCGAGTACGCCTCCGAATCCTTCACCTATTTTGAGACCTACACGGTCATCGCGCTGATTTACCTGATCATCACCTTGTTCTTCTCGAAGATCATCGGCGTTATGGAGGAGCGTGTCAGTGTCAACAAATAACCGCAGGAAAATGGTAGAGGCAAAGGAGATCATCAAGGTCTACGGTTCTTTCCGTGCCCTTGATCGGGTCTCTCTGGATGTGTACGACGGCGAAAAGGTGGTCATCATCGGTCCTTCCGGGTCCGGAAAGTCCACGCTGCTTCGTTCCATTAAC from Geomonas ferrireducens includes these protein-coding regions:
- a CDS encoding basic amino acid ABC transporter substrate-binding protein; translated protein: MKSLRIMTAVLALGLCVVSAAFAAPKKAITVASDATWPPMEFVDANKKVVGFDIDFINAVAKEAGLQVTVKNTAWDGIFAGVEAGQYDAIISSVTITPERQAKYDFTIPYVQIGQILVVPKAEKGTKIADLKGKKLGAQIGTTGAMEIKKVAGVELKTYDEVGLAFEDMAAGRIAGVVCDEPTAITYALQKKEYSSKFKIVGKSFTKEAYGIVVKKGNKDLVAQLNKGIAAVQKKKIDAQLKKKWQLK
- a CDS encoding ABC transporter ATP-binding protein; translation: MRLLDSVSFCAKSGEITAIIGPSGGGKSTLIRLINRLTEPGEGRIELDGKNIATLDPLELRRLVALVPQKPFMFDGTVLDNLQMPFKYRQATPPEAGSAEVLDVLSSAKLDPELLERDARSLSLGQQQRVGVARALITRPQVILLDEPTSALDRRTSDELASTLREISHGKSITMIMVTHDLRLTQKVADYCFYLEAGHILEEGRAAELLTHPKTAALRAFLSEPLEQEG
- a CDS encoding DMT family transporter; its protein translation is MNSRFYGVKITLGSVKKIRAGILLLITTFFWGVTFTVVKDAISQVDVFVFLAQRFLLATAIMLPLALIRVNKITSRTLSHGAILGVLLFASYAFQTVALKYTSASNTGFLTGLSVLLVPLFGAAIFRHPIGNGIRWGVGLATPGLFLLCSDGSLSFNRGDILGAICGACVALHLLYTSHFARHDGNDVYLLTTLQLTVVGLLSLASASFRGKEVFIWHPELLWTLVVCVLIATIFAFLVQTTMQKFISPAHTALIFCTEPVFAAAYAYYAAGERLGVFGLVGAALILAGMIVSELLPDGTQSDDAVTVAVEG
- a CDS encoding amino acid ABC transporter permease; translated protein: MSIEAKKQIIDVGDGAAIPRKSDRGLFTAWRIAFFGAIGTISYLAYSKPDPYLEILKFVPDGIAVTFKVTLGAILLAIVIGLITGLGRISKNRLFNGIASLYVEIIRGIPLLVQIFYIYYALGNIVKVPAILSAIIAMAVCYGAYMGEVVRAGIESIAKGQREAALSLGMNGRQAMVHVILPQAVKVILPPVGNEFIALLKDSSLVSIIAVADLLRRGREYASESFTYFETYTVIALIYLIITLFFSKIIGVMEERVSVNK
- a CDS encoding threonine aldolase family protein, encoding MINSGDHSELKHHFASDNYAGICSEAWQAMAEANSGLASSYGDDRWTAQACEKIREVFEKDCEVFFVFNGTAANSLALASLCQSYHSIVCHEMAHIETDECGATEFFSNGTKVLLVPGENGKINLDAVEHTITKRSDIHYPKARALSITQATELGTLYSLDELQGIAELARKYNLRVHMDGARFANAVASMNVAPKEISWQAGVDVLTFGGTKNGFAVGEAVVFFNKELAHEFDYRCKQAGQLASKMRFLTAPWIGMLDSGAWLRNAAHANSCARLLANEIKKIPQVRIMFESQANSVFLEMAPEALEALRAKGWHFYTFIGSGGARFMCSWDTKVEEVARLVADIKASVA
- a CDS encoding ABC transporter permease, whose translation is MDNQGLVNLSLLDLLVAYGLVLVAVVLARLKRVGQEGQMLWASLRMVFQLLAVGYLLHFIFAVKSPLPVLAILLLMGVFSLQVIGGRIKTKVPRFYRVVGISLLIGCGSVTFLFCTLVVHYSPWYDPRYLIPLAGMIIGNSMNGASLAAERLGSEMRERREEIETALCLGASARQASRPALRNAFKAAIMPTVNTMAAMGIVSLPGMMTGQILSGTEPMVAVRYQVAIMCAITGAVAITAYLIVLQGYRRYFTRAHQLDFDEGRT